The Dehalogenimonas sp. 4OHTPN genome window below encodes:
- the rpmC gene encoding 50S ribosomal protein L29 yields MKIDEIRAFSAEEIRKQLAAANREFMELRFKLATKQLVNHRQIPAVKKKAARLQTVLRERTLGIR; encoded by the coding sequence ATGAAGATTGATGAGATAAGGGCTTTTTCGGCCGAAGAGATCAGAAAGCAGCTTGCCGCAGCCAACCGCGAGTTCATGGAACTGCGCTTCAAGCTGGCAACGAAGCAACTGGTCAACCACCGGCAGATACCGGCAGTCAAAAAGAAAGCGGCCCGTTTGCAGACGGTTCTGCGCGAACGAACCCTGGGCATAAGGTAG
- the rpsQ gene encoding 30S ribosomal protein S17, translating to MENVKSLKTMIGRVVSDKPSKTVVVAVESRREHPIYKKSYKVVKKYQVHDENGAAHYGDMVEMIPTRPLSRTKNFRLLRVVTKGEVAESAELKEIT from the coding sequence ATGGAAAACGTGAAATCTTTAAAAACGATGATCGGGCGTGTGGTGTCCGACAAACCCAGCAAGACGGTGGTGGTGGCGGTGGAAAGCCGGCGCGAACACCCCATCTATAAAAAGTCTTACAAGGTGGTTAAGAAATATCAGGTTCACGATGAAAACGGCGCCGCCCATTACGGCGATATGGTTGAAATGATTCCCACCCGGCCGTTATCGCGCACCAAGAATTTCCGCCTGCTTCGGGTCGTTACCAAGGGCGAGGTAGCCGAGTCTGCCGAACTCAAGGAGATCACGTAA
- the rplN gene encoding 50S ribosomal protein L14 — protein MIQAYTRLKVADNTGAKSIMCVNVLGGSRKLRGRIGDVIVASVKRAAPDSAVKEGSVVKAVIVRQVSPLRRADGSYIKFDENAAVLLNDKNEPRGTRIFGPVARELRDKKFLKILSLAPEVL, from the coding sequence ATGATACAGGCTTATACCCGTCTCAAGGTGGCTGATAATACCGGCGCCAAATCCATCATGTGCGTCAATGTTCTGGGCGGCAGCCGCAAATTGCGAGGGCGCATTGGCGACGTCATCGTGGCGTCTGTCAAGCGCGCCGCGCCGGACTCAGCGGTTAAAGAGGGCAGCGTGGTTAAGGCGGTGATCGTTCGGCAGGTTTCACCGCTGCGCCGGGCTGACGGCTCATACATCAAATTTGATGAAAATGCCGCTGTCCTGCTGAATGATAAGAATGAACCCCGGGGCACGCGAATTTTCGGTCCGGTGGCGCGCGAACTGCGCGATAAAAAATTCCTGAAAATCCTGTCGCTGGCTCCTGAGGTTCTTTAG
- the rplX gene encoding 50S ribosomal protein L24, whose amino-acid sequence MKIKKDDNVLVISGKDRGKSGKVRMVYTASARVLVDGVNMTKKHSKARGAVRQAGIIERESPVHASNVMLLCAKCGKPARLGSKALADGKRVRVCKSCGEVID is encoded by the coding sequence ATGAAGATAAAGAAAGACGACAATGTGCTGGTTATCTCCGGCAAGGACCGGGGTAAAAGCGGCAAGGTAAGAATGGTCTACACCGCCAGCGCCCGGGTGCTGGTTGACGGCGTCAATATGACCAAAAAGCATTCCAAGGCGCGCGGCGCGGTGCGCCAGGCCGGGATTATCGAACGAGAGTCGCCGGTCCATGCCAGCAATGTGATGCTGCTCTGCGCCAAATGCGGCAAGCCCGCCCGATTAGGCAGCAAGGCGTTAGCTGACGGCAAACGGGTACGCGTCTGTAAATCATGCGGCGAGGTAATCGACTAG
- the rplE gene encoding 50S ribosomal protein L5, with protein MGGLKEKYVKEAVPRLKEAYGYANVMEIPRLTKVVLNVGVGKEASSNPKAVETAQADLATIAGQHPVVTRSKHSIANFKLRAGMPVGLKVTLRGQRMYNFLDKLISVVLPRLRDFQGVPSDAFDGRGSYALGLKEQTVFPEIDFSKVDKMRGLEICIVTSAKTDAESRTLLEGIGMPFAKE; from the coding sequence ATGGGCGGACTCAAAGAAAAATACGTCAAAGAAGCGGTGCCCCGGCTCAAGGAGGCCTACGGCTACGCCAACGTCATGGAGATACCCCGCCTGACTAAAGTGGTATTAAACGTCGGAGTGGGCAAAGAGGCCTCAAGCAATCCTAAAGCAGTGGAAACCGCTCAGGCTGATCTGGCGACTATCGCCGGGCAGCATCCGGTGGTCACCCGCAGCAAACACTCCATCGCCAACTTCAAACTCAGGGCCGGGATGCCTGTCGGGCTCAAGGTTACGCTTAGAGGCCAGAGAATGTATAACTTCCTCGACAAGCTGATCAGCGTCGTCCTGCCCCGGCTCCGCGATTTTCAGGGCGTACCGTCTGACGCTTTCGACGGGCGCGGTTCTTATGCTTTGGGTCTAAAAGAGCAAACAGTTTTCCCGGAGATTGATTTTTCCAAGGTCGACAAAATGCGCGGACTCGAGATTTGCATCGTGACCAGCGCTAAAACTGACGCTGAGAGCCGGACCCTGTTAGAAGGTATCGGCATGCCGTTTGCCAAGGAGTAG
- a CDS encoding type Z 30S ribosomal protein S14, giving the protein MAKTSKIVKSKRTPKFAVQQHNRCLKCGRPRGYIRQFGLCRICFRELALQGQIPGVRKSSW; this is encoded by the coding sequence ATGGCTAAGACATCCAAGATCGTCAAATCAAAACGCACGCCGAAATTCGCGGTGCAACAGCACAACCGCTGCCTGAAATGCGGGCGGCCGCGCGGTTATATCCGGCAGTTCGGCCTTTGCCGCATTTGCTTCAGGGAGCTTGCCCTTCAGGGGCAGATCCCCGGAGTCAGGAAATCGAGCTGGTAA
- the rpsH gene encoding 30S ribosomal protein S8: MTDPISDMLTRIRNAAMAGHETTLVPASRIKQNIAKLLKQEGFISGFELTGAKPQRQIKVTLRYDEKGAPAVTGLERVSKPGLRVYVERGEIPRVYGGLGVAVLSTSRGVMTGYQAWKSGVGGELLLKVW; encoded by the coding sequence ATGACTGATCCGATTTCTGATATGCTCACCCGAATCCGCAATGCCGCGATGGCTGGGCACGAGACCACGCTGGTACCGGCTTCGCGAATCAAGCAGAATATTGCCAAGCTGCTCAAACAGGAAGGCTTTATTTCCGGGTTTGAACTTACCGGCGCCAAGCCGCAGCGGCAAATAAAGGTGACGCTGCGCTACGACGAAAAGGGAGCGCCGGCGGTTACTGGCCTCGAGCGAGTCTCCAAACCAGGCCTGCGAGTGTATGTCGAGAGGGGAGAAATACCCCGGGTATACGGCGGTCTGGGCGTAGCGGTGCTCTCAACTTCCCGCGGCGTGATGACCGGCTATCAGGCATGGAAGTCCGGTGTCGGCGGAGAGCTGCTTCTCAAAGTTTGGTAA
- the rplF gene encoding 50S ribosomal protein L6: protein MSRIGKLPVVVPKGVKVTIEGSKVTVTGPKGELYREFSPDMDISFENDKIMVRRPSDAQNHRSLHGLSRTLLVNMIDGVSKGFEKGLEIVGVGFRAEKAGDNLVLRVGYSHPVEFKPKDGISFALETPTKLKVLGINKEQVGQVAAEIRSVRKPDSYKGKGIRYAGEKIKLKPGKAVGKAAK, encoded by the coding sequence ATGTCACGTATCGGCAAATTACCGGTGGTTGTCCCCAAAGGGGTTAAAGTAACGATAGAAGGCAGCAAAGTGACCGTTACCGGTCCCAAAGGCGAGTTATATCGTGAGTTCTCCCCGGATATGGATATATCTTTTGAAAACGACAAAATAATGGTGCGGCGGCCGTCCGATGCCCAGAACCACCGCTCACTTCACGGTTTATCGCGCACTCTGTTAGTTAATATGATTGACGGAGTAAGCAAGGGCTTCGAAAAAGGGCTAGAAATCGTCGGCGTGGGTTTCAGGGCTGAGAAAGCCGGCGACAATTTAGTGTTGAGGGTGGGTTACTCACATCCAGTCGAGTTCAAGCCCAAGGATGGGATCAGCTTCGCTCTCGAAACGCCGACTAAATTGAAAGTCCTGGGGATAAACAAAGAGCAGGTCGGGCAGGTAGCCGCCGAAATTCGTTCGGTGAGGAAGCCGGACTCCTACAAGGGCAAGGGTATCCGGTACGCTGGCGAGAAGATCAAACTCAAGCCGGGCAAAGCGGTCGGAAAGGCGGCTAAGTAA